One window of the Sander lucioperca isolate FBNREF2018 chromosome 5, SLUC_FBN_1.2, whole genome shotgun sequence genome contains the following:
- the LOC116055547 gene encoding olfactory receptor 11A1-like — MIMINSTQVSYFTFGAYFDIGLFKYLFFLIIMCFYALIVCANLLLIVVICKNRSLHEPMYLFLCSLFVNELYGSTGLFPFLLVQILSDIHTVYAPFCFLQIFCLYTYGSIQFINLSIMSYDRYLAICYPLQYHTHMTSNKVAVLIALTWLFPFVAIAVPIFLSSSLQLCGNIINTIYCNNYFVVKLACSETRVNNIYGLIYICLVVFGPLSLILYTYMKILKVCYSGSKQTRQKAVSTCTPHLASLINFFFGSFFEIVQSRFDMNSVPMMLRIFLSLYFLTCQPIFNPLMYGLQMTKIRSLCKSLIFGKL; from the coding sequence ATGATCATGATCAACTCTACACAGGTTTCATATTTCACTTTTGGTGCATACTTTGATATTGGGCTCtttaaatacttattttttCTGATCATTATGTGTTTTTATGCTTTAATAGTTTGTGCTAATCTTTTGCTGATTGTGGTTATCTGTAAGAACAGAAGCTTACATGAACCTATGTACCTTTTTCTGTGCAGCCtgtttgtaaatgaactgtatggTAGTACAGGGTTGTTTCCATTCCTTCTGGTTCAGATCCTCTCTGATATTCACACTGTTTATGCTCCcttctgtttcctgcagattttctgtttgtaTACTTATGGAAGTATACAATTTATTAACTTATCCATCATGTCTTATGACAGATATCTTGCTATCTGTTATCCTCTACAATATCACACTCATATGACATCTAACAAGGTTGCCGTGCTTATTGCTCTAACGTGGttatttccatttgttgcaattGCTGTCCCGatatttttaagttcctctttACAGCTGTGTGGGAACATCATTAACACCATTTACTGTAACAACTATTTTGTTGTCAAACTGGCCTGCTCTGAAACTAGAGTGAACAACATTTATGGACTCATTTACATATGTCTTGTAGTCTTTGGTCCTCTCAGTTTAATCCTTTACACTTACATGAAAATCCTTAAAGTTTGTTATTCTGGTTCTAAACAGACCAGACAGAAAGCTGTCAGTACCTGCACACCTCACCTCGCTTCCCTGATCAACTTCTTCTTTGGTTCTTTCTTTGAAATAGTACAGAGCAGGTTTGATATGAACAGTGTACCCATGATGTTgcgcatttttttgtcattatacTTCCTGACCTGCCAACCGATCTTCAACCCTTTAATGTATGGACTGCAAATGACTAAAATACGTAGTTTATGTAAAAGTCTTATCTTTGGTAAATTGTAA